The proteins below are encoded in one region of Equus przewalskii isolate Varuska chromosome 1, EquPr2, whole genome shotgun sequence:
- the LOC103540521 gene encoding LOW QUALITY PROTEIN: olfactory receptor 2AP1-like (The sequence of the model RefSeq protein was modified relative to this genomic sequence to represent the inferred CDS: substituted 1 base at 1 genomic stop codon), with amino-acid sequence MGCIFTPELGQQAVTSQQVVLLCKEMPMEMGNGTTVQEFTLEGLPAVQQLGKFLFLVHLLVYLASLLRNVVIVTITCADSRLQTPTHFFLSIFSFLECCFTSTLVSKLLVIFLLGQQTISFPGCFIQGFVFVFLGAAGFFLIAMMSLDQHVAICKPLHYPTIMNLRTCLLLVTTCFALNLSLNTGLVVKVSQPSFCGPHVIPHFFCDLGPVIHLSCSDTRSVEVFAFVLTLCILSTSLIITIFAYSKMVVTIVCLPSAKEXWKAFSTCSSHIIVPSLTYGSCVFIYVKPKQTNSLYSNREAALGNTVVTPLLNPVIYSMWNKQVHQALKEIMFRMKI; translated from the exons ATGGGGTGCATATTTACCCCAGAACTGGGACAACAGGCTGTGACAA GCCAGCAGGTGGTGCTGCTGTGCAAAGAGATGCCCATGGAAATGGGGAATGGAACAACTGTCCAAGAATTCACCTTGGAAGGGTTACCTGCTGTCCAGCAGCTGGGAAAGTTCCTCTTCCTGGTGCACCTGCTGGTGTACCTGGCGTCCCTTCTACGCAATGTGGTCATAGTCACCATCACCTGTGCTGACTCCCGCCTCCAAACACCTACACACTTTTTCCTCagcattttctccttccttgagTGTTGTTTCACAAGTACTCTTGTTTCTAAGTTGCTGGTCATCTTCCTTTTAGGCCAGCAAACGATTTCCTTTCCTGGCTGTTTCATACAAggctttgtttttgtatttctagGAGCAGCAGGTTTCTTCCTCATAGCAATGATGTCTCTGGATCAGCACGTGGCCATTTGCAAGCCTCTGCATTACCCGACCATCATGAACCTGAGGACTTGCCTCCTCCTGGTCACTACCTGCTTTGCTTTGAACTTGTCTCTCAACACTGGTCTGGTGGTGAAGGTTTCCCAGCCATCCTTCTGTGGTCCCCATGTCATCCCTCACTTCTTCTGTGACCTTGGCCCCGTAATCCATCTCTCCTGTTCTGACACCAGATCTGTTGAAGTGTTTGCCTTTGTCCTCACTTTATGTATCCTTTCAACATCCCTCATCATAACCATCTTTGCATACAGCAAGATGGTAGTCACAATCGTCTGTCTCCCATCAGCCAAGGAATGATGGAAAGCTTTCTCCACCTGTTCATCTCACATCATTGTCCCCTCTCTGACGTATGGTAGCTGTGTCTTTATATACGTGaaaccaaagcaaacaaacagccTGTACTCCAACAGAGAGGCTGCTCTTGGGAACACGGTGGTGACCCCACTGCTGAACCCTGTCATCTACTCTATGTGGAACAAGCAGGTCCACCAGGCTCTGAAGGAGATAATGTTCAGAATGaaaatatga